A region of Sulfitobacter faviae DNA encodes the following proteins:
- a CDS encoding LysE family translocator, whose amino-acid sequence MVDALTLLAFVPAALALNLTPGADMMFCLGQGLRSGPRAALAASAGISAGVLVHVALAGLGLGAVVAALPWALDMIRWLGVAYLLWLAVQTLRQAGKPRDTTPGMGGWRAFNTGFAVNLTNPKVILFVLAFLPQFVVPEAGPVLAQFLTFGAVLALGGFVINGAVGVFAAGIGRRLAGGGRLLGWISSGIFVALAARLAMMERT is encoded by the coding sequence ATGGTTGATGCGCTGACCCTTCTGGCCTTCGTGCCCGCCGCCTTGGCGCTGAACCTCACGCCGGGGGCGGATATGATGTTCTGCCTCGGGCAGGGGCTGCGCTCGGGCCCGCGGGCTGCATTGGCGGCGAGCGCGGGGATTTCGGCGGGCGTGCTGGTGCATGTGGCCTTGGCCGGGTTGGGGCTTGGCGCGGTCGTCGCGGCGCTGCCTTGGGCGCTGGACATGATCCGCTGGCTCGGCGTGGCCTATCTGCTCTGGCTTGCGGTGCAAACGCTGCGGCAGGCCGGAAAGCCGCGCGATACGACGCCCGGCATGGGCGGCTGGCGCGCTTTCAACACTGGTTTTGCCGTCAATCTGACAAACCCCAAGGTGATCCTTTTCGTGCTGGCCTTCCTGCCGCAATTCGTGGTGCCCGAGGCCGGGCCGGTCTTGGCGCAGTTCCTGACCTTCGGTGCGGTGCTGGCTCTGGGCGGTTTCGTCATCAACGGCGCGGTGGGGGTCTTTGCTGCCGGGATCGGGCGGCGTTTGGCGGGTGGCGGGCGGCTGCTGGGCTGGATCAGCAGCGGTATTTTCGTGGCTTTGGCCGCGCGTTTGGCAATGATGGAGCGGACATGA
- a CDS encoding protein-disulfide reductase DsbD domain-containing protein, which yields MTISRFFSALLSCLALALPAAAQDAVGTPLQGDLLTGWQQSDGRRVAAIRLRMAPGWKTYWRSPGDAGIPPEFDWSGSDNLRDVQITWPAPKVFDQGGVNSIGYAREVILPLTITPHRPGAPVTLDTSIDLGVCSDICLPQTIHLRALLDTRDSKPTPAIAAAFAARPYSGAEAGLKSAHCSLRPTARGLEIETRLALPSAGGKETVVIEPGNPNMWMSETVSQRSGNTLVASGEMIAENGTALALDRSAIRITVIGKNHAVEVTGCTSS from the coding sequence ATGACCATATCGCGCTTCTTTTCCGCCCTTCTCTCCTGTCTCGCCCTCGCCCTGCCCGCCGCGGCGCAGGATGCTGTCGGCACGCCCTTGCAGGGTGATCTGCTCACTGGTTGGCAACAGTCTGACGGGCGGCGGGTGGCGGCGATCCGGCTGCGCATGGCACCGGGTTGGAAGACCTATTGGCGCAGCCCCGGTGACGCGGGCATTCCGCCGGAGTTCGATTGGTCCGGCTCGGACAACCTGCGCGATGTGCAGATCACATGGCCCGCGCCCAAGGTCTTTGACCAAGGCGGGGTGAACTCCATCGGCTATGCCCGCGAGGTGATCCTGCCGCTGACCATCACCCCGCACCGCCCCGGTGCGCCAGTCACATTGGACACCAGCATCGACCTTGGCGTGTGCAGCGACATCTGCCTGCCACAGACCATCCACCTGCGCGCCCTGCTCGACACCCGCGACAGCAAGCCCACCCCGGCCATCGCCGCCGCCTTTGCCGCGCGGCCCTATTCCGGGGCCGAAGCTGGTCTGAAAAGCGCCCATTGTAGTCTGCGCCCCACCGCGCGGGGGCTGGAGATCGAAACCCGGCTGGCCCTGCCCTCTGCCGGGGGTAAGGAGACCGTGGTGATCGAACCCGGCAATCCCAACATGTGGATGAGCGAGACCGTGAGCCAGCGGTCGGGCAATACGCTTGTCGCCAGCGGTGAGATGATCGCCGAGAATGGCACCGCGCTGGCGCTCGACCGTTCCGCCATTCGGATCACGGTGATCGGCAAGAACCACGCGGTCGAGGTGACGGGCTGCACGTCAAGCTAA
- a CDS encoding YqgE/AlgH family protein, with translation MELTGKLLVAMPGMGDPRFAHSVIYLSAHSEQGAMGLIVNKPAPELRLSDVLDQLVEDTPPQAKSLAVHFGGPVETGRGFVLHSDEYRSAIETLRVGDGIALTTTRDILEDIATGKGPAQAQLMLGYAGWGPGQLEGEIAQNGWLTCEASPEVIFDLPDPEKWGAALKTLGIDPLGLSASAGHA, from the coding sequence ATGGAACTGACGGGCAAACTGCTGGTCGCGATGCCGGGCATGGGCGATCCGCGTTTCGCGCATTCGGTGATCTATCTTTCCGCGCATTCCGAACAGGGGGCGATGGGGTTGATCGTCAACAAACCTGCCCCGGAACTGCGCCTGTCGGATGTGCTGGATCAACTGGTCGAAGACACGCCGCCGCAGGCCAAATCGCTGGCCGTGCATTTCGGCGGACCGGTCGAGACGGGGCGCGGCTTCGTGTTGCATTCCGACGAATACCGCTCGGCCATCGAGACGCTGCGCGTGGGCGATGGCATCGCCCTGACCACCACCCGCGACATCCTCGAAGACATCGCCACCGGCAAGGGCCCGGCGCAGGCGCAGTTGATGCTGGGCTATGCAGGCTGGGGGCCGGGGCAGTTGGAGGGCGAGATCGCCCAGAACGGATGGCTAACCTGCGAAGCCTCGCCCGAGGTGATCTTCGACCTGCCGGATCCCGAGAAATGGGGCGCGGCGCTTAAGACGCTGGGGATCGACCCCTTGGGGCTGTCGGCCTCAGCCGGGCACGCCTAA
- a CDS encoding L-threonylcarbamoyladenylate synthase, translated as MTQPTETLTATPQGIARAARLLQDGALVALPTETVYGLGADARNGEAVAGIYAAKGRPSFNPLIVHLPDIDTAKRYVDWTEEADRLAQAFWPGALTLVLPLKPDSGLSSLVTAGLPSLAVRVPAHPAMRQVLQELGGPVAAPSANPSGKISATTADHVRAGLDGKIAAVLDDGACPVGLESTIIGLTGPRPALLRAGGLPSEAIEAALGQTLEVVDGAEIIAPGQLASHYAPGAAVRLNARTAGPGEVLLGFGEMICDLNLSPSGDLTEAAAKLFDHLHQLDATGQTIAVAPIPNHGLGRAINDRLARAAAPR; from the coding sequence ATGACCCAGCCGACCGAGACCCTGACCGCCACGCCCCAAGGCATCGCCCGCGCGGCACGCCTGCTGCAAGACGGCGCGCTGGTCGCCCTGCCGACGGAGACGGTTTACGGCCTTGGCGCGGACGCCCGCAATGGCGAGGCTGTCGCGGGCATCTATGCCGCCAAGGGGCGACCCAGTTTCAACCCGCTGATCGTGCATCTGCCGGATATCGACACCGCCAAACGCTATGTCGACTGGACCGAGGAGGCCGACCGGCTGGCGCAGGCCTTCTGGCCCGGCGCGCTCACGCTGGTCCTGCCGCTGAAGCCCGACAGCGGGCTGTCGTCGCTGGTCACGGCGGGGCTGCCGAGCCTTGCGGTGCGGGTGCCCGCCCACCCCGCCATGCGGCAGGTCTTGCAGGAACTCGGTGGGCCCGTCGCCGCGCCCTCGGCCAACCCCTCGGGCAAAATCAGCGCGACCACGGCGGATCATGTGCGGGCGGGCCTCGACGGTAAGATCGCGGCGGTGCTGGACGACGGTGCCTGCCCCGTTGGGTTGGAAAGCACGATCATCGGCCTGACCGGCCCCCGCCCTGCCCTGCTGCGCGCAGGCGGCCTGCCGAGCGAGGCGATCGAGGCCGCGCTTGGCCAGACGCTGGAGGTCGTGGATGGGGCCGAGATCATCGCGCCGGGGCAGCTCGCCTCGCATTACGCGCCCGGTGCGGCGGTGCGGCTGAATGCGCGAACGGCGGGGCCGGGTGAAGTGCTGCTCGGGTTTGGCGAGATGATCTGCGACCTCAACCTCTCCCCCTCCGGCGATCTGACCGAGGCGGCGGCGAAACTGTTCGACCACCTGCACCAGTTGGACGCCACCGGTCAGACCATCGCCGTGGCGCCGATCCCCAATCACGGGCTGGGCCGTGCGATCAACGACCGATTGGCCCGCGCCGCCGCACCGCGTTAG